The genome window CGTAAGCATGATGCATATTCCCGGCGGCACGAACCAGTGAAAGGCTCCTCGGGACAGTGCCTGCGACACGTATGCGTCGTGCAGCATGTATCCCCAACTCATCACCTGGGGGTCGCCGAACCCCAGGAAGCTGACGGCGGCTTCGGTCAGGATCGCCCATCCGACGGCAAGCGACCCATACAGAAAGGAGAGCGGGAGGATGTTCGGCGCGATGTACACGAACATGATGCGTAGGTGCGAAGCACCGGAGACTCTGGCGGCCTCGATGAAGCTTCGCTCCCTTATCGTCAGCACCTGGGACCGGATCACCCTGGCGGTGTCCCGCCAGAGGAGGAGCGCCATGGCCAGCACTATGTTCCATACGCTGGGCCCGAGGAACCCAACGAGCACTATCACGAACGGCTCGAAGGGTACTCCGAAGGCCACGTCCGCCAATCTCATCAGCACAGTGTCCACCCATCCCCGGAAGTACCCGGAGAGAAGCCCCACGAGTGTTCCCAGCACCACAACGAAGAAGGCCGCGCTGAATCCGACGGTCAGGGCGGGACGCGCGCCATGTACCAGCTGCGAGAATATGTCTCTGCCCATGTTGGTAGTCCCGAGAAGATGCCGGGAGGAAGGCGGGCGGTTCGATGCCAGTTCGCTGCCGTCTATAACCAATTCATGGGGGTCATAGGGCGCGATGTACGGCGCGAATACCGCAATCAAGATGAAGAAGACGTAGATGGCAGCTCCCGCCATCGCAAACTTGTCTCGCTTCAGGAATCCGTATGTGCCGGTAAGAGCTCGTCTCATGACACTTGCGAGACCAGTCTGACTCCGTGTCATAGGCTCGCCCCCTTGCTCTCGAGGCTCACCCGCGGATCCAGCAGGCTGTATAAGATGTCGGCCACGAAGTTCATGATCACCATGACTGCGGCGATGAGAAGAAAGGCGCCCTGAGACAGGGGATAATCGCTCGCTGACACCGCTTTCACGAGCAGCCTTCCTAGGCCCGGCCAGCTAAACACCGTCTCAATCACCACGTTTCCACCGATCGCGTAGCCGATTCCAACTGCCATCGCGGTCACCACCGGCAACGCGGCGTTCCTGGCGGCGTACTTGAACATGACGCGCGCGTCGGAGAGGCCTTTCATCCGTGCCATGTCCACGTACGCCTCGCCCAAGACATCGAGCATACTGGAGCGCATAATGAGGAGCGGCAGCCCAAGCAGGTACAGGGCGAGAGTGGCCGCGGGCAAGAACATGTGCCGCCAGAACGACGGTGAGAGCAATTTCGCCAGCTCTGACGGGTAGACAACGCCCGCGGGGGAGGACCCTCCCGATGGGAACCACTGCAGCTTGAACGCAAAGATAGCGAGAAGGATCATCCCCACCCAGAACTGAGGGCTGGACCTGGTAAGAAGGGTGAAGACGATTCCCACAGTCTCGAACCTCTCTCCGCGCCTCCAAGCCAGGGCTATTCCGCCCAGCACGCCGATGACGTAGGCGATCACGAGCGACGTGAACATGAGGTACACCGTATTGGGAAGGACCTTCCACACCACGTCGACCACGGGGTCTTTATAGAAGAATGAGTCTCCGAGTTCTCCTTTCAAAAGGTTGCCTACGTATACGAGGTACTGTCGCCACAGAGGTTTGTCCAGCCCAAACTGGCGCATGAGGAGCTCTTGCTGCTCTTGCGTGAAAGTCGGGTCAATGTACGCCACCAACGGGTTACCGGGCATCAAACGGAAGATGAAGAACAGGATGGTGACGATAATCCAAAGGGTCAGGAGCATCTGACAGAGTCGTTGCGCAAAGAACTTCCAGTTGACCCTCAAAGCGTATCCTCCTCCGCCAGCGTCTAGCCTGGCAGCACCTGTCGGCGTGCACTGGTATACCAGTGCACGCCGGTGCCTTGTTGCGCCGAGAGAACGGGGCAGGGTGAAAAGGAGAGAACCGCCAAGGGACGGGACCACGGTTTCCCGATCCCCCTGCCCGTGAATGAATCAGGCGCGGGCCGATGAATCGAGCTCGGACCAGCGTCTTAGGACGCCGGAGGTGTCTCCTCCTTCCTACCCTCGGGATAGAGGAGTCTGCCCTTGCTGTCCCACTCGTAGCCCGCGGCTTTGAGGATGTCCCTCGCGGCCTTCACTCCGCCCTGTGGGTAGTTGAGGTTCTTGTTCTTCCAGAACTCCAACGAAGGGGAGACCACGGAGTCTGCCGGCACCGCGTAGCCTTTCCACACGGCGTTCACGATAAGCTGGCGGTCGGTCAAAGCTAGAACCGCCCGCCGGAACGCGACGTCGTCGAACGGCGGCCTACGTAAGTTCATGGCGAAGAACCTGAACCCGAGATCCACTGAGGATACTATTGTGAGGGATGGGTTCGCTTTCACCTTTTGCGCCAGGATCTGTGGGTCGCCCACGTATGTCGCCAGGAAGTTGATCTCCCCCGTCTGGAGCATACCTAGGGTCGCTTCCATGTTGGGAATGAAGCGACAGATCCACTTCTCAATCTTCGGGGGCTGGAAGTGCGCCTTGTTGGCTTCGAGGACTATCTCCTCGGAGAACTTCCAACTGCTGAACTTGAAGGGGCCTGATCCTATCGGAGTCTTCTCCTGGTAGCTTTCCGCGGTCTCCGGCTTGCCCTGGAGACCCTTCAGGACCGGCTCCCATATGTGCTTCGGGACCAAGTTTATCTTGGCCAGGCATGCGGTTTCGAAGGCGGCTGAAGGTCTCTTCAGCTTGAAGATGAGAGTCCTCGCGTCGGCGATCTCGATTTTCTCTATGTTGCTTACAAACGGCTTGTACATGGGCACCTCGTCGCCCATCGGGGCTTCGAAGGAGAACTTGACGTCCTCGGCGGTCACGGGTTTGCCGTCGTGCCACTTCATGTCCTTCCGCAAAACGACCCTAACCTGATCGTTCGCCGTCCATTTTACGGACTCGGCCGCCCACGGTTTCGGCAGCCCGTCCGTGCCCATGCGCATCAGCCGGTCCCAAACCAGCTCGGTCACCCAAGAGTCGACCGTGCCGCTTATGTAGAAGGGGTTGACCGCCTGGACCGCGTCGTTGCTGTTAAGGATCATGTTCTTTTGCGCGCCTCTGGGTGTGGCGTATATGTACGTCCAGAAGTTCTTGATGCCGAGGCCGGCCATTTCTTTGATGGACTCGGGCGCGAACACCTGGTTGTTGAAGACGATGGGGATCTTTTGGTGCACGAGGAAGTCGTACACGGCATCGTCGACCAGTAGTTGCTGGGCTTTCAGCACGAGCTCCTTACGCTTCTGGGGATCTATGGTGACCCGCTGTTCCTCCGCGATCTTGTCGTAAGCCGGGTTTATGTAGCCCACGAAATTGTAGCCCGTCTCGGCCGTGCTCGAATGGAACAGGTTATAGATGAATTCGTCGGGGTCCAATCGCTCCGGCCGTGCCGTCATTTGCCACCCGGTCATGTCCCAGTTGTCCCTCTGGTACCAGACCAAGTCGGCCATCTGCTCCCAAGGCATGACCTTCACGCGCGCATCCAGGCCCACTTGTTTCATGGCGTTCGCTATGAGCGTCGCGCTCTCGAACTCATCTGGGGAGGAAGCCTGCGGCCTCGTCAGAATGTAGATGGGGCGGATGATCCTCTCAGCCGTGTTGCCGGCCGCGACAGCGGTCGTCCCGAGTGCGGCCGTAAGGTAGATCAGCACCAGTAGCATGATCCATCCAGCCATCGCTCTTCTTCTCATGACTCCTCAGCTCCTTGACGTTGACTCTTTCTATGGCTGGTGCGTGTGAGTAGCTGCCGGGACGACCCGCCCGAAGGCCGCAGCGCCGCCGTAAGGAGACGACTGGTTTGGAAGCAAGCCTGCCAGACCTGCTACCTTTATGCGCCTGCGCCAAGCTTGCGCCTGGGTTGCCGGGACGGTGCAGGGTACCCCCTGAGGGAACGTGGACTTCCCGAAGCGGACGATCAAGGCCGGTCAGCAACAGTATCCCTCGGCAAGAGCTGTGGACGTGGGCTGGTCCTTCTCGCTCCTCAGCTTCTCCGCGCGCCAGACATGGTGTGAACGTGCTCCTACAACTGCCTCAGCCAAGCCGTTACAGCAATACGAGCGGCGGTATGGTTCGGAACACGAGATCGCCTCGTGAGACACGAGATCGCCTCGTGAGAACCGTGGCCTGCCTTCGCGACCACCTCCTCATGAAGTTCTTGGGCCAGAAGGAACGTTTTTTAGATGCTACAACGACCTGGCGGCTTTGTCAAGAGTACGCGGTCTTGGCAAACTCCGCGGTTAGGACGGGGATCACCTCGAAGAGATCCCCGACGATCCCGTATGTCGCCACGTTGAAGATGGGCGCGGACGGGTCCTTGTTGATGGCAACTATTATATCCGAGGACCCCATCCCGGCAAGATGCTGGATGGCGCCGGAGATGCCGCACGCGATGTATATCTTGGGACACACGGTCTTGCCGGTCTGCC of Bacillota bacterium contains these proteins:
- a CDS encoding ABC transporter permease → MTRSQTGLASVMRRALTGTYGFLKRDKFAMAGAAIYVFFILIAVFAPYIAPYDPHELVIDGSELASNRPPSSRHLLGTTNMGRDIFSQLVHGARPALTVGFSAAFFVVVLGTLVGLLSGYFRGWVDTVLMRLADVAFGVPFEPFVIVLVGFLGPSVWNIVLAMALLLWRDTARVIRSQVLTIRERSFIEAARVSGASHLRIMFVYIAPNILPLSFLYGSLAVGWAILTEAAVSFLGFGDPQVMSWGYMLHDAYVSQALSRGAFHWFVPPGICIMLTVMAGFYLGRGSEEILHPRLKDV
- a CDS encoding ABC transporter permease: MRVNWKFFAQRLCQMLLTLWIIVTILFFIFRLMPGNPLVAYIDPTFTQEQQELLMRQFGLDKPLWRQYLVYVGNLLKGELGDSFFYKDPVVDVVWKVLPNTVYLMFTSLVIAYVIGVLGGIALAWRRGERFETVGIVFTLLTRSSPQFWVGMILLAIFAFKLQWFPSGGSSPAGVVYPSELAKLLSPSFWRHMFLPAATLALYLLGLPLLIMRSSMLDVLGEAYVDMARMKGLSDARVMFKYAARNAALPVVTAMAVGIGYAIGGNVVIETVFSWPGLGRLLVKAVSASDYPLSQGAFLLIAAVMVIMNFVADILYSLLDPRVSLESKGASL
- a CDS encoding ABC transporter substrate-binding protein, producing the protein MRRRAMAGWIMLLVLIYLTAALGTTAVAAGNTAERIIRPIYILTRPQASSPDEFESATLIANAMKQVGLDARVKVMPWEQMADLVWYQRDNWDMTGWQMTARPERLDPDEFIYNLFHSSTAETGYNFVGYINPAYDKIAEEQRVTIDPQKRKELVLKAQQLLVDDAVYDFLVHQKIPIVFNNQVFAPESIKEMAGLGIKNFWTYIYATPRGAQKNMILNSNDAVQAVNPFYISGTVDSWVTELVWDRLMRMGTDGLPKPWAAESVKWTANDQVRVVLRKDMKWHDGKPVTAEDVKFSFEAPMGDEVPMYKPFVSNIEKIEIADARTLIFKLKRPSAAFETACLAKINLVPKHIWEPVLKGLQGKPETAESYQEKTPIGSGPFKFSSWKFSEEIVLEANKAHFQPPKIEKWICRFIPNMEATLGMLQTGEINFLATYVGDPQILAQKVKANPSLTIVSSVDLGFRFFAMNLRRPPFDDVAFRRAVLALTDRQLIVNAVWKGYAVPADSVVSPSLEFWKNKNLNYPQGGVKAARDILKAAGYEWDSKGRLLYPEGRKEETPPAS